A stretch of DNA from Buchnera aphidicola (Cinara curtihirsuta):
TGTAGAACATCGCATGAAAGAAATGGGGTATCAAAATAGTGATTATAATTTAAATGAATTATATATTGATTTTTTAAAATTAGCAGATAAAAAAGGACAAATTTTTGATTATGATTTAGAAGCTTTAGCTTTTTTTAAAAAACAACAAAATATTGAAGAATATTTTAAATTAGAATATTTTGATGTACAATCTAAATTATCTGGTCTTTCTGTAGCTTCTATTATTTTAATGTGTGGATCTCAAACTAATATTCAAAAAGCTACAACAAGCAACGGGCCTGTTGATGCTATATACCAAGCTTTAAATAAAGCAACATTATATCCTATTATTTTAAAAAAATTTCATTTAGAAGCTAATGGAGAGGGTAAAGATGCATTAGGAAAGGTAGATATTGTAGTACAATATAAATTACGTAATTTTCATGGAGTTGGCTTAGCTACTGATATTATTGAGGCTTCTGCTCAAGCGATGATAAATGTATTAAATTATATTTGGAAATCTAAACAAGTTAATAAAGAATTAGAAAAGAAAAAATAATATTTAAATCATTATTAAAAATTTAATTTATTCAAATTAAATAAAAAAAAATAATTATTTTAAAGTTTTTTTAAATTTTTAATTTTTTTTTAATAAATTCAATTAACTTTATTATTGAAAATTATTTAATTCTATTAATGGTTATCTATCATATTTATGATAGTTTTAATGTGAGTATTTATGATAAAAAAAAAATATGTATATAATCCATACCCGCAATTTATTCAACCAGAAAATCGTAAAAAACGTCCAGCTTTTATTAGATATGCAATGAAATGTGCAGCTCAAACAGATGTTGCTCGTAATGAAATTTATTACACTAATCAGTTAAGACACCCTGTAACAGGATGTATTCTTCCTCCGAGAGTAAGACGTTTAAATGAACATCGCGCACGCGCTTTAAGAGCTATGGTTCAAGCTATGTTATATCATTTTAATATAGTTTCTACTTTAGTAATGGCTTCTGTAGAAAAATTATCAGATGTATGTGGTTTATCTACATATTCTAGCGCAGGAAATAAATCTATTACTAGAGCTTCAAGATTAATTACACAATTTATGGAACCTATTGGTTTAATTAGTTGTCAAAAAGTATGGGATAAAATTTTAAAAATGTATATCCCTAAAATTATTTTTTTAAAACCACTGTTTTT
This window harbors:
- the repA gene encoding plasmid replication initiator RepA; its protein translation is MIKKKYVYNPYPQFIQPENRKKRPAFIRYAMKCAAQTDVARNEIYYTNQLRHPVTGCILPPRVRRLNEHRARALRAMVQAMLYHFNIVSTLVMASVEKLSDVCGLSTYSSAGNKSITRASRLITQFMEPIGLISCQKVWDKILKMYIPKIIFLKPLFFMLFNISQNRLENVRTKQLKWINSQLEKQGKNKITFFEAEEQAKERHIYAALLSRKSKHTIQKQKNTAIKILQLEEKYARSYILNNLVKKYSIKELCNIGLTNLKRKVNYEYFKLIKLAKNSIP